The nucleotide window CACATACAACTCTGATTCCGATAAATCGGTACCATTCTCTGCTCCCGTCTCATAGAGCCAAGCACAGCCGCTGCAAAACAATAGCAGTGCTCCAAAAGCAACTGCTGTTTTTTTTATCATTTGGGTTTCTTCCTCCTAACGGTCGCCCATTTTCACATGTTCGGGGATGTCACTGATGGTCGGCCCTTCGTTGTCTTGTTGATTATCCCTTTGGATCCATTGTTTAAACGCCACACCGATCGCGGTACCGTATACGATTTCCTGAACCACTTTCATTAAAATCCCGGCGAGCTGTTGGTCACTGTACGCATCCAGATTCCCCAAGAAGCCAATGCCGCCAAACATGGATGAAGAAACACCGGCGTTCGCCGGCAGGCAATAAGCCATGACGCTTGCCCAATATTGCATATCTGTGTACGTATCATACAGAGGGTAACCTGAAAAAATAATAAGGGCGCATGCAGGTGTAATTAATATGCCATTTCCAAACGTATAAAAAATCCGTCTAAAATCATGAAGGTATTGTTCTTTCGGCAACGGGGCGATCATATGCCACCACATCATCCACGCGGCAATGAACATCGCGATTTCATACACGCTGTGAACGCCCGGGCGTAACATTAAAAAATCAAAAACGACGGGAATATGGTAAAAAGAAAAAAGTGCATTGAACGTGAACAACCCGGCAATCGGATGAAACATTACGTTTCTAACCACTCGGGCATAGTTTCCAAACCCCTCGAAAGCCGCGCTCAAAAACCATTTCGGCAACGCAATGATCATGAGCGGAACAGCAAAGAAATAGGCAGACACCATTTGAAACATATGGATCGTGATCGTCATATGTCCTGTGCTATATAAAGGACTTCCCCACCCCATGTATAGACATAGGAGGGACAACCCAAACAAAAAGTCACGTCGCAACCGCGGTTTTTCGCCACCTTCAAACCGAACGTACCACTTTCGTGTCAAAAGGATGTACAGGGTTGCCACAACTGCTAAAACGACGATTAGTTCAGGCGTCCATAACGCTCGAAAAGTCAATTGTTCGAATAGCTCACCCATCCGAAGACCTCCTAAGTATCGTTCCGATTATATGTTATCACAGATAAAGGACAAGATGTCTGAACAAGATGTTACAGATTCCAAGATTCCTCGCGCAATTCCCATCCTATCATAAGCTATTGTTTCCATATACAAGGACTGCATACAAAGTTATAATAAAGGCGACTGCAAAATTGGGGTCAACACTAAAATCAATGGTTGATATTCGTGATTAAATATGGTAACACCATTAGCGAGCGAAGGAAACACACGTAGACTCCTGTGGGAAAGCGCAGGGCGAAGACCCCGCAGGAAAAAAGCGAACTTCTTTTTTTCCGAGGAGGCTGAGCTCGGGGCCCACGGAAAGCGTAGGGTTTTTCCGTAGCGGTCACTACCAACCATAATTGCCCCTAGTTTGTCAGCCATAGATTTTGGTGAAGAGCCAAAAAATTGCTATGTCTGTTATCAGGAGGTCTTTTTTAATATGGAAGTATACGAATTAACGAAGGAACATACCGATGAGCATATTCATAAAACCGCAGATCTCCTTATGGGACAAATGGAATCCATCGGCGGACCCGACGCTTATGAAAATATGGTTACCGTTATCGGCATGTCCATGGAGGAATGCTCTCATGCATACACGTTTGTTGCCCAAGATGGCGATAGGATTCTCGGGGCTGCGTTTCTTAATGTTCAAAAAAGCTTAATGAAAGGCGGCAATTTTATATGGTTGAACGATCTGTATGTAAATGTCGATCACCGAAATCAAGGGATTGCAAAAAAATTACTTTTATATGTCATTCATTGGGCTGAACAACATGACATGAAAGGAATTGAATTGGAAACTGGGGTGAACAACCAGGCAACAAAAGCACTGTACAATTCCCTCGGTTTTTACGACGTCGTTTCCAAGAGGTACGGATTTCAATTTTGACGTTAGAAAAACTTGACTTATCGCTAAGCTTTTATGGTGAAAGCCTTAGCCCAACTTATGCAGGTCATACAGTTGATTTACACTTTCTTACCGACTAAAAAAGGCTTCCCGATATGGAAAGCCTTTTTTTTAGATAGCTGCTAACAAAAAGAATCTCTCGGTTTCGGCACCGATAATCCGAATAACGGCCGTAGAAAAAGGGCCAAAAATGTTCCTGCTAGTGCCATAATGCCCCAAATATAACCATGGGCACTAAAAGAAGCAATGCCACTGAAGTAAGCGCCAATATTGCAACCAAAAGCAAGACGCGCCCCGTAACCCATCAATAACCCGCCAATAACGGAAGCGACGGCATTTTTTAGCCTGATTTGCGTGAAACGAAACAGCCCTCCGGCGGCTGATGCGAGAAAAGCTCCAAGGATGACACCGAAATTCAACACCGTTGTTGTATCCGCAAAAATGGAAGCTTGCAGCACCGCTTCATCACCTTGCCAAAAACCCCAATTAGCCACGTCAAAACCAATAGCATCCGCTGCTTTCGATCCCCAAAGTGTTAACGCGTACGTGACACCCCATGGGCTTTCGCTCGTCATTAACGTTATCGCGTTGAGCACCGCTAAAACAATTGCGGCGGCAAACAACGGCCAAGACCCGCGGAAAATTCTTTTCCACCCAATGGCAGAAGGTTTCGGCGCTTCTTTCGGGGGATTCTTTTTCTTTTCAATAACTTTCGTTAGCCAAGCAATCCCGCCAAAGATCGCCAACGAAACGAGAAGCGCACCGCCATACCCGAGACCCGTGGAAGTGGCTAATGAAAAAGGTTCAGCAGCCGGCATATCTTCCATCCAGAAATTAAAATGCGCGGCACCAATGGTGGAACCGACGATGAAAAAAATCAACGTGATAAACATGACCGAGCGGCCGCCACCAACGGCGTAAAGCGTTCCCGACGCACAACCGCCTCCAAGTTGCATGCCGATGCCGAATATAAATGCGCCGACGATCAAACTTACGCCAACCGGGGAAATGTTCCCTGCCGCTTCCCCGCCAAAAAACGAATAACCGGTGGCAAGAATGGGCGCAAACAATAGACAGGCCACCGCGAGCATCAACATATGCGCGCGTAATGATTGTCCGTTACCAACTGAGGCCAAACGTCTAAACGCGGACGTAAAGCCAAAACGTGCGTGGAAAAGTGTATATCCTAAACCTACTCCAATGATTAAAAGTAAAGGCTGAACAATGTTTTGGGTAACCAAAAGAAAAATGGCTAATGCCAACGTCACTGCAAGTGCGCCTACCACCAATTTATTTTGCGGCGGATTGAGCGCTGGTGATGATTCTTTTTTAAAGGCCGACTGTTGTTCATTTATCGGCTGAGCATAAGTCGACATTTATTAAACCCCTTTTTCTTATTAATTTAATCAGGATTTATAATATGAGGTTTCCTCATAAATGTCAACCGTAAAAATGAAATAGGATCGGGATGAGTATAGACGACGGCTAAGGCCATCGTTTAAAGAAGAGGGACGGCAAGCTTGATCTTCCCCTCAAATGAATAAACCAAGTTGAACCTTGCACAGCTCGATCATTCCCTCCGCCTCTCCCGTGTCGTCCGGAAAATATCTTTTACACATCAACCGTAAACAGGCCGGATGGTTTTGTCGCTACATCCTCGTCATCAATGCTAACTACTGTTATTTGAACTTCTCCTTCGTAACTGCCTCCATCTGTTATGTACATCGAAGGGATCTCTTCATTGAACATTGATTTTTCACCCGGGGCGAGCGTTAGCCTGCCGAGGACTTGATTATATATCATTTCTTGGGATGATCGATATACCGGCTGCTCCGGTTTCCCCGTTTCAAACAACCGCACTTCGATCCGTTGACTTGTCTTAAACCGAAGTTCAACCGCTTCATCCCCGCCATTGCCAACGATTACCTCGACCATGATCCCTCCATTCCTCCCGTGGGCGTCCGCATGTATATAAAGGCCAGCTTCCGTCATTTCCCCTCGCCTCCTTTCCGATTGTTCGAGCATTTCCCCTCCGTTTAGCCATCTTTTCGAAACGATCCGACAATATCGGATGTCGGAACAATATTTGTGAACGCATCGGGATCCGTTGCTTCCGTCACTTGCCGCAAAACATAGAGTTCATAACGGGTAATTGTGATCATCAATACTTCTTTTTCAGACTCATCATATCCACCTTTGGCCGGCATGCGTGTAATCCCTCGCGTTACATGCGCGTGGATTGCTTCCCTCAACTCATCCGCCCTTTTCGTGACGATGAAGGCTGTGCATTTGACATGTCTCGTATGTACCATATCGATGATTCTTGACGTTGCATAGATGGAGACGAGCGTAAACAATGCCTGTTCCCAATCGTAGGCAAAACCCGCAGCAAACACAATTAAAGCATTTAAACTAAAAAAATAAACACCGAGCGGGCGGTCGCTCATTCTGGCCAACACGAGTGCGATAATGTCCAAACCACCGGCTGAAGCCCCATACCTCAACGGCAAGGAGACACCGATAGCCGTAATAATACCTCCGAAAACAGCATTAAGCATAATGTCATCAGCAAGCGCCTGAGGGGGAACGACTTCCAGGAAAAACGTCGTCAATGCCACATGTAAAAAACTATAAAACGTAAATAAGCGTCCAACTTTTTTCCAGCCGAGAATCGCTACGGGAATATTCAACACAAAAAGTAAGACACCTGTCGACAGAGGGAGAAAAGCGGAAAGAAACTGGGCAACACCGGTTAGTCCGCTCGCGAATATATTGGCCGTTTCCAGAAAAAAATTAAGGCCAATGGCTACAGCGAAGGCGCCAAAGATAATAATTCCGATTTTCTGTAATTCCATCCATAATGTTGTCTGTCTTGTTATCACGCTCGGACACCTCTTGCAAGGTTATTCGGCTCCATAGCAAATAAGCAAGGGGAAAACTACCCTTGCTTATCACTGATCCATACTTTAATGATGGCGCTGCTCTATATTGTTGTCAAGGGACATCGAAGGATCGCCATTTTCTCCGTATTCCTGATTATAATAATCCACAGCATACGTAGAACCTTCCGCAACCATCTTGTTATCCCCTATATCCATGGGGTCCGGATGACCGATCCGTTGTTCAAGCGGAATATCTTCCCCATCTTGGCCGGTCAATTTCGCCAACTGTTTCTTTGTCGTTCCGATTAGTTTTGCACGTTGGTCGGGATTTTTCATTAAATAACCCGCGCCCGCGGTTGCAGCGGCTGCCACACCGAATATTACCTTTCCTTTCGCCATTATCATGCGCCCCTTTCTAATTCTTTTGTATAACTAATATTTCCCTGTCGTAAAAGATTTAAACGTTAAAATCCATGACTTTGAGATATGCTTCCCGCGGGTATTTACATATTTCCCGTGGGTATCGCGATATTTCCCGTGGGTATTCGTAATTTTTAAGTGGAAAAAAACGTCCGCAGTTCATAGCGAACGTTTTTCTATCCGATAAAGCGAACCGTACCTCCCCTCGGGAATGTACGGTTCGCTTTATTTAATATAGATCCGACGTCTCCTGCACTCGTTTTTCTTCCCCGCTTTTTGTTTCACCTTTCCAAGAGAGCATGCCACCTTCAAAATTAATCGCGCGTTCCAGCCCTTGTTCGTTCGCATATCGCGCTACTTTCTGGCTCCGTCCGCCACTGCGGCAAATGAACACATGGGTTTTATCCTTGTCCATCCGGTCAATGTGCTCCGGAATCTCTCCCATAGGAAGCAGGGGAACCCCGGGAATATGTCCCTCATCGTATTCATCAGGTTCACGAACATCTACAAATGCAATGGACTCGTCATCCAAATGTTTTTTGATTTCTTCATCGTCCCACTGCGGAATTCCGTCTTTTTCATTTCTCATTTCGTAAACATCTCCTTACGTATTATTTTTGTCTCCATTCTCTTTATACCGAAGCCGAATAAGGCGATACGTGTGCATCACAACCACTTTTCCGACCGCGTACGTCGGCACTGCCAAAAGCAAACCGATGAAACCGGCGATATTGCTCGCCACGAGCAAAACGAAAATCACCGTTACTGGGTGCAGTTTTAGTTTGTGTCCCATCACTTGCGGGGAAATAAAGATGCTTTCAAACTGTTGGATGATAACGACAGCCCCAACAACCAATAACGCTGTGAACCACCCATCAAACAGGGCGACAATCACCCCGGGAGCCGTGCCGATCCAAGGTCCGATAAAAGGAATGAGATTCGTTACCATCGCGATCAATGCCAAGATTAGTGAATAATCAACGCCAATGATGAGATAAGCGATGTATACAAGGATCCCTACACAAAAACTGACAATAATTTGGCCTTGAATAAAAGAAGCAAGTGCCGTATCCATATCGTTAAGGATTCGCTTGCCTTCCTCCTCCTGTTTTTTAGGCAAGAGACGCAAAATTTGTTGCGGCGCTTTTTCCCCTTCTTTTAACATATAAAAAAGCACAAACGGCACAATCACAATCACAATCACCGTGCTCGTCACCGTGCCCACAACATTTATGATGTTGTCGCCGATGTTTCCCAACGAGTCGGTGATGTAACCTCCGATCGTTGCTCCGATCTCCTCGAGATTAAACGATTCATCTTCCATGATATTTTGCACAAGTTCCGTTTGCATGATCGTGTTGAACCACCCTTGAATCTCTTGTAAAAAGAGCGGAGCACGATTAACCAAACTGTTAAATTGGTTCTGAATTTCCGGGCCGATCATAAAGACGAAAAGCGTAAGCAAGCCGGCAAACATTAAGTAAAGAAGTAAAATCGCAACACCTTTGGGCATCCAACGGTGCAAAAGATTGACGACCGGGCGAAATAAATAAAATAATACCCCTGCAAGTGCGATCGGAGCGAACACCGTTTGCAAAAATACGATCACCGGTTGAAAAATAAAATCAACGAGCGTACCCAGGTAAACGATCAACAGAATAAGCGCGATGGCGTATCCGATCTTGAAATATTTTCCTTTGGGCATAGCATCACCACTTCTTCCCCGAAGATTGGGACGTTTCGGTTTATGTTGGGAAAGGAATGGTTTTTAATTCCCCCCTAAACAGTAATCTAATGTACATTATACGCAAGTGCTTAGATGATCACAACAACGTTTATGAAGGATAAAGTAAAACAATGAAACATATACCTATGTTAACTTACGGCTTTTGCATCTGTTTCCGCCTCGTATTGGGAAATAACTTTCACTATAGGGTAGGCTATTCTTTGACTTTTGTGTTACATTTTGATTAAATTAAGAAGAACTTATAAGGGAAAAAGGGGGAAATGACGTTGAAAAAGAACAAGCTATTCATGTCGATGTTTTTGGTACCGGCTTTGGCACTTGCCGCTTGTAACGGGGAAGGAGAGGCCCCGGAAGTGGACGATGAAGATCTTCCGGATGCTGGAGACGAAGCAGAAGAAGATGATGTTGACGATGGCGATGAAGAAGCCGATGATGGCAGTGCGCTTCAGATGGGTACCGGATCCACCGGGGGAACCTACTATGCACTCGGCCAGGAAATGGCGAACGTCATCAATGATCATACCGAACAGCAAGTAAACGCGGTGGCCACAGACGCATCAGTGGAAAATATCGCGAGAGTCTCCGACCAAGACTTGGAACTGGGGATGACGGTGCATATCCCTGCCGTTGACGCCCTCGATGGGGAAGGCGATTTCCAGGGAGAAGTAATGGATAACTTCGGTTTCATGGGTTATATCTATCCGGAAACAAATCAAATCGTCGTTCTCGCCGATGACGACATTGAATCCGTCGAAGACCTGGAAGGGGAAAGAGTGAACATTGGTCCCCCCGGCTCCGCCTCCCATGCAGCATCTGAATTGGTCCTTGACGCGCACGGAGTTGAAGATTACGAATCTTACGAAGAAGGGTTCGGCGATGGCGCGAGCATGCTTCAGGACGGAAACGTAGATGCCACTTTCGGCCTGCTCGGTTTACCTGACACCGGTATTGAAGAGTTGGCTGCACAGCAAGACGTTGAATTACTAACCATTGAAGATGAGTACCTTGATGAGATCGAAGCCAACAGCGAATATGAGCGCATCACCATTGAAGCCGATAATTATGACTTCATGGAGGAAGACGTGGAAGGCATTGCCGCCTATGCAGTTCTTATCGGATCTTTGGATGATGTGGATGAAGAGACGGCTTATGAGATTGTCGAAGGGTTGTATGAAAACGCGGATGACGTTTCCCACGCTCAATCCGAGCATATGACAATGGAAGATATCATGCTCGGATCCGAGGATTTGCCACTTCACCCTGGAGCTGAGCAATATTTTGAGGAAAATGACCTGTTAGATTAATAATGAAGATTATGTTAATGTAGGCGGGCCGGGCATCGATGTCCGGCCCGTCTTTACCGATAAGGTCGCTCGACTGATATCTTTTTAGGATAGGTGGTGTTCCCGGTGGCAGATCACATCCAAAATGATGCCGTTGAAATCGATGAACAAGAAAAACGAGAGATTATGGAAAAATACGATAAAGAATCCAACAATCGATACAACTTGGGGAAGTGGATCTGGGTTATAGCCATCCTCGGCATCTCGTTAACTTCTTTTCATTTGTACACAGGATTTTCGGGGCCTTACGGCGCATGGGTTCAGGGGGCCATTCACGTCGGCAGCGCCCTTTCAATCATCTATATTTTATATCCGATGAACCGCAAGGCGAAACGAAAACCAGGGGTGCCGTGGTATGATGTGCTTTTATCCCTTGCAGCCCTTTTTTCCTACCTCTATGTGGTTTGGCATTATGACCGCTTGGTTAGCGATGTATTAATCTTTGGTTTTGAACCGATGGACCAGGTTATTTCGGTGCTCGCGATTGTTCTGTTATTGGAAGCAACACGTCGCGCGGTAGGCATGCCTATTGTCACCATCGCGATTCTGGCCCTTTTATACGGTGTATATGGAAGTGCCAACTGGCTCGGAGTCTTTTCCCATGCCGGTTTTTCCTGGACGGGGATGACCACACAGTTGCTGTTCTCAACAGAAGCCATTTTCGGCACCCCTATTCAAGTGTCATCAACGTTTATCTTTTTGTTTCTCTTTTTCGGCGTCTTGCTCGTCCGCACGAACATCGGGCAATTTTTCAACGATGTTGCCTTCCGTCTCACCGGACGCTATACGGGCGGTACCGCGAAAGCGGCGGTTGCTGCCAGTGGATTGCAAGGGATGGTCACCGGAAGTTCGGTTGCGAACACGGTAGGTTCGGGGTCATTTACAATTCCAATGATGAAACGGGCAGGCTTTAAGCCGGAATTCGCCGGAGCTGCAGAGGCTAGTGCATCCACAGGTGGACAACTCATGCCTCCGATCATGGGAGCTGCCGCGTTTATTATGGCTGAATATATAGGAATCCCGTACAATGAACTCATCGTGTATGCCATCATCCCCGCCATATTGTATTTTCTCGGTGTATTTCTGGGCGTCCATTTTGAAGCAAAAAGAGATGGGATCATCGGCTTACCAAAATCACAGCTGCCTTCAATCGCTTCCTTTGCCAAGCGTTTTGATATGATCATTCCGTTAGTGACGATTATCGGGCTTCTTCTCTATGGGTTTACGCCTACATATGCCGCGCTTTGGGGAATTGGGTCCGCTTTTGCCATCAGCTTCTTGCGCAAAGATACGCGCCTCAGCCTGCTCGGCATCCTGCAAACGATGGAACAAGGTGCACGCGTCGCTTTACCGGTCATCGCGGCATGTGCCAGTGCCGGGATCATCGTTGGCATTGTCGTGTTCACCGGTCTCGGCGGCGTTCTCGCGAATGGGATTATTCAAATCGCAGGCGGAAACTTCTTCCTCGTC belongs to Salicibibacter cibi and includes:
- the ctaG gene encoding cytochrome c oxidase assembly factor CtaG codes for the protein MGELFEQLTFRALWTPELIVVLAVVATLYILLTRKWYVRFEGGEKPRLRRDFLFGLSLLCLYMGWGSPLYSTGHMTITIHMFQMVSAYFFAVPLMIIALPKWFLSAAFEGFGNYARVVRNVMFHPIAGLFTFNALFSFYHIPVVFDFLMLRPGVHSVYEIAMFIAAWMMWWHMIAPLPKEQYLHDFRRIFYTFGNGILITPACALIIFSGYPLYDTYTDMQYWASVMAYCLPANAGVSSSMFGGIGFLGNLDAYSDQQLAGILMKVVQEIVYGTAIGVAFKQWIQRDNQQDNEGPTISDIPEHVKMGDR
- a CDS encoding GNAT family N-acetyltransferase, translated to MEVYELTKEHTDEHIHKTADLLMGQMESIGGPDAYENMVTVIGMSMEECSHAYTFVAQDGDRILGAAFLNVQKSLMKGGNFIWLNDLYVNVDHRNQGIAKKLLLYVIHWAEQHDMKGIELETGVNNQATKALYNSLGFYDVVSKRYGFQF
- a CDS encoding YeeE/YedE family protein, which produces MSTYAQPINEQQSAFKKESSPALNPPQNKLVVGALAVTLALAIFLLVTQNIVQPLLLIIGVGLGYTLFHARFGFTSAFRRLASVGNGQSLRAHMLMLAVACLLFAPILATGYSFFGGEAAGNISPVGVSLIVGAFIFGIGMQLGGGCASGTLYAVGGGRSVMFITLIFFIVGSTIGAAHFNFWMEDMPAAEPFSLATSTGLGYGGALLVSLAIFGGIAWLTKVIEKKKNPPKEAPKPSAIGWKRIFRGSWPLFAAAIVLAVLNAITLMTSESPWGVTYALTLWGSKAADAIGFDVANWGFWQGDEAVLQASIFADTTTVLNFGVILGAFLASAAGGLFRFTQIRLKNAVASVIGGLLMGYGARLAFGCNIGAYFSGIASFSAHGYIWGIMALAGTFLALFLRPLFGLSVPKPRDSFC
- a CDS encoding BsuPI-related putative proteinase inhibitor, with product MTEAGLYIHADAHGRNGGIMVEVIVGNGGDEAVELRFKTSQRIEVRLFETGKPEQPVYRSSQEMIYNQVLGRLTLAPGEKSMFNEEIPSMYITDGGSYEGEVQITVVSIDDEDVATKPSGLFTVDV
- a CDS encoding YitT family protein — its product is MITRQTTLWMELQKIGIIIFGAFAVAIGLNFFLETANIFASGLTGVAQFLSAFLPLSTGVLLFVLNIPVAILGWKKVGRLFTFYSFLHVALTTFFLEVVPPQALADDIMLNAVFGGIITAIGVSLPLRYGASAGGLDIIALVLARMSDRPLGVYFFSLNALIVFAAGFAYDWEQALFTLVSIYATSRIIDMVHTRHVKCTAFIVTKRADELREAIHAHVTRGITRMPAKGGYDESEKEVLMITITRYELYVLRQVTEATDPDAFTNIVPTSDIVGSFRKDG
- a CDS encoding rhodanese-like domain-containing protein — encoded protein: MRNEKDGIPQWDDEEIKKHLDDESIAFVDVREPDEYDEGHIPGVPLLPMGEIPEHIDRMDKDKTHVFICRSGGRSQKVARYANEQGLERAINFEGGMLSWKGETKSGEEKRVQETSDLY
- a CDS encoding AI-2E family transporter, which translates into the protein MPKGKYFKIGYAIALILLIVYLGTLVDFIFQPVIVFLQTVFAPIALAGVLFYLFRPVVNLLHRWMPKGVAILLLYLMFAGLLTLFVFMIGPEIQNQFNSLVNRAPLFLQEIQGWFNTIMQTELVQNIMEDESFNLEEIGATIGGYITDSLGNIGDNIINVVGTVTSTVIVIVIVPFVLFYMLKEGEKAPQQILRLLPKKQEEEGKRILNDMDTALASFIQGQIIVSFCVGILVYIAYLIIGVDYSLILALIAMVTNLIPFIGPWIGTAPGVIVALFDGWFTALLVVGAVVIIQQFESIFISPQVMGHKLKLHPVTVIFVLLVASNIAGFIGLLLAVPTYAVGKVVVMHTYRLIRLRYKENGDKNNT
- a CDS encoding TAXI family TRAP transporter solute-binding subunit translates to MTLKKNKLFMSMFLVPALALAACNGEGEAPEVDDEDLPDAGDEAEEDDVDDGDEEADDGSALQMGTGSTGGTYYALGQEMANVINDHTEQQVNAVATDASVENIARVSDQDLELGMTVHIPAVDALDGEGDFQGEVMDNFGFMGYIYPETNQIVVLADDDIESVEDLEGERVNIGPPGSASHAASELVLDAHGVEDYESYEEGFGDGASMLQDGNVDATFGLLGLPDTGIEELAAQQDVELLTIEDEYLDEIEANSEYERITIEADNYDFMEEDVEGIAAYAVLIGSLDDVDEETAYEIVEGLYENADDVSHAQSEHMTMEDIMLGSEDLPLHPGAEQYFEENDLLD
- a CDS encoding TRAP transporter permease, giving the protein MEKYDKESNNRYNLGKWIWVIAILGISLTSFHLYTGFSGPYGAWVQGAIHVGSALSIIYILYPMNRKAKRKPGVPWYDVLLSLAALFSYLYVVWHYDRLVSDVLIFGFEPMDQVISVLAIVLLLEATRRAVGMPIVTIAILALLYGVYGSANWLGVFSHAGFSWTGMTTQLLFSTEAIFGTPIQVSSTFIFLFLFFGVLLVRTNIGQFFNDVAFRLTGRYTGGTAKAAVAASGLQGMVTGSSVANTVGSGSFTIPMMKRAGFKPEFAGAAEASASTGGQLMPPIMGAAAFIMAEYIGIPYNELIVYAIIPAILYFLGVFLGVHFEAKRDGIIGLPKSQLPSIASFAKRFDMIIPLVTIIGLLLYGFTPTYAALWGIGSAFAISFLRKDTRLSLLGILQTMEQGARVALPVIAACASAGIIVGIVVFTGLGGVLANGIIQIAGGNFFLVLFLTMIACIILGMGLPTTANYVVTASVAAPAILAFDVPPVAAHMFVFYFGIVADITPPVCLAAYAGAGIARANPMRTGITAFKLAIAAFIIPYVFVTNPVLLLQGDWAVPELLGPLITAIIGMVAISASFMGYFFARNKIVERLLIFAAGIMAAYPLDIWVSLGGTAILVIIAVIQHFRKKRQGQGPETTTA